One genomic segment of Verrucomicrobiia bacterium includes these proteins:
- the ftsH gene encoding ATP-dependent zinc metalloprotease FtsH, whose protein sequence is MDPKKPFRNLPGSGNSKRKGMKNASFIALVILFSLLILSYYRQSAPKLEKKPLTQVVQEANDGKYEKIVVQGDTIKVTKKDQKDPTIESRKDPQVGLKEEGLDTDKTPVTYEAESNAGATWATIGLNLLPVVFISFILFFMLRSAQGQGNQALSFGKSRARLYGNEKDKVTFRSIAGTDEAKVDLQEVVEFLKFPKKFEAVGAKIPKGVLLVGPPGTGKTMLARAVAGEANVPFFSISGSEFVEMFVGVGASRVRDLFAKAKKNAPCIIFVDEIDAVGRRRGSGMGGGHDEREQTLNQILVEMDGFEQGTNVIVLAATNRSDVLDPALLRPGRFDRRVNISLPDRKDREAILKVHFAKKPLAKNVDLDALAAKSAGSSGADLSNIANEAAIIAARHNRHEITQDDVTNAFEKVAIGPERKSKVMSEKEKELTAYHEAGHAVVGHVLPDSDPIHKVTIIPRGGTGGVTWAIPPEDKSYHSIIEFKDVLARMLGGRIAEELIYGKEHVTTGAGSDLPKAAELARDMIINQGMGSGKLRNQVFHVEEGMMIERMVHERQYSDDTAKLIDDEVESLISEAATRAREVLSVNKDGLEAVKKALLDKETIDADEVVTLLKGSTMPKAAALY, encoded by the coding sequence ATGGACCCCAAAAAACCGTTTCGTAATTTACCCGGAAGTGGCAACTCAAAACGCAAAGGTATGAAAAATGCCAGTTTTATTGCGCTGGTGATTCTTTTTAGTTTGCTGATTCTGTCCTACTACCGACAGTCTGCACCCAAACTAGAAAAGAAACCCCTGACACAAGTAGTCCAAGAAGCCAACGACGGCAAATACGAAAAGATTGTTGTCCAAGGTGACACGATCAAAGTAACCAAGAAGGATCAAAAAGATCCCACCATCGAATCCCGCAAAGACCCCCAAGTTGGCCTGAAAGAGGAAGGTCTAGACACAGACAAAACCCCGGTTACTTACGAGGCCGAATCTAACGCTGGAGCCACCTGGGCCACCATTGGTCTGAACTTGCTGCCAGTTGTCTTTATTAGTTTCATTTTGTTCTTTATGTTGCGCAGTGCACAGGGACAAGGCAATCAGGCACTAAGTTTTGGCAAGAGCCGCGCCCGGCTGTACGGCAACGAAAAAGACAAAGTAACCTTCCGCAGTATTGCTGGCACAGACGAGGCCAAGGTTGATCTGCAGGAAGTCGTCGAATTCTTGAAGTTCCCCAAGAAGTTCGAGGCCGTCGGTGCCAAGATCCCCAAGGGCGTGTTGCTAGTGGGCCCTCCGGGTACCGGCAAGACCATGCTGGCCCGCGCTGTGGCTGGTGAGGCTAACGTGCCGTTCTTTAGCATTTCTGGTTCTGAGTTTGTGGAAATGTTTGTGGGTGTCGGTGCCAGCCGCGTCCGCGACCTATTTGCCAAGGCTAAAAAGAACGCCCCTTGTATTATCTTTGTCGACGAGATCGACGCCGTCGGTCGCCGCCGTGGTAGTGGTATGGGTGGTGGCCACGACGAACGCGAACAAACTCTCAACCAAATCCTGGTAGAGATGGACGGGTTCGAACAAGGTACCAACGTGATTGTATTGGCGGCAACCAACCGTTCTGACGTGTTGGACCCCGCCTTGCTGCGCCCTGGCCGTTTTGACCGCCGCGTCAACATCAGCCTGCCAGACCGCAAAGATCGCGAAGCTATCCTAAAAGTCCACTTTGCCAAAAAGCCTCTGGCCAAAAATGTTGACCTAGACGCTCTGGCTGCCAAGTCTGCCGGTTCATCTGGCGCTGACCTGTCTAATATTGCCAACGAGGCGGCTATCATTGCCGCCCGGCACAATCGCCACGAGATTACCCAAGACGATGTTACCAACGCCTTTGAAAAGGTAGCTATTGGCCCCGAGCGCAAGAGCAAGGTCATGAGCGAGAAAGAAAAAGAGCTGACTGCCTATCACGAGGCCGGACACGCCGTGGTTGGCCATGTCCTGCCGGACAGTGACCCTATCCATAAGGTAACCATCATTCCTCGTGGTGGCACTGGCGGCGTTACCTGGGCTATTCCCCCAGAGGATAAGAGCTATCACAGCATCATAGAATTCAAGGACGTATTGGCCCGCATGCTGGGTGGGCGCATTGCCGAAGAGCTCATTTACGGCAAAGAGCACGTCACAACCGGCGCCGGTTCTGATCTGCCCAAAGCTGCCGAGCTAGCGCGCGATATGATCATCAACCAAGGTATGGGCAGCGGCAAGCTGCGCAACCAAGTCTTTCATGTAGAAGAGGGTATGATGATAGAGCGTATGGTCCATGAGCGACAGTATTCGGACGACACTGCCAAGCTGATTGACGATGAAGTAGAAAGCCTGATCAGCGAGGCCGCCACTCGCGCCCGCGAAGTTCTGTCGGTGAACAAAGACGGACTAGAAGCGGTTAAGAAAGCACTGCTAGACAAAGAAACCATAGACGCCGACGAAGTAGTAACACTGCTCAAAGGCTCTACTATGCCCAAAGCCGCAGCCCTGTACTAA
- the tilS gene encoding tRNA lysidine(34) synthetase TilS, with amino-acid sequence MKPGTYVVAVSGGVDSMALLDMLRQQPDVSMVVAHFDHGIRPDTHEDRQLIQDVTRQHAIPFVYEEAQLGPGVSENTARVARYDFLRRAKEAHGAQAIVTAHHQDDLLETAVLNIMRGTGPRGLVSLRSRPGLERPLLHVPKKDLVAYAKDQGLVWREDSTNADTRYARNYVRQHIIPKFSAAQRQELLHHITQLGPVQQELEQLLVDYLHLHPGQSELNRHWFIMLPHAVSREVMLVWLQRHQVTDITSKTLERLVRAAKTYAPGQVADVDKIHVLHITKDSLALKRR; translated from the coding sequence ATGAAACCAGGGACGTACGTGGTGGCGGTGTCGGGCGGTGTGGACTCGATGGCTTTGCTGGATATGCTCAGACAACAGCCAGACGTGTCTATGGTAGTGGCTCATTTTGACCATGGTATTCGACCCGATACCCATGAAGATCGCCAGCTTATTCAGGATGTGACCAGGCAACATGCTATCCCCTTTGTGTACGAAGAAGCGCAGCTAGGTCCGGGTGTTAGCGAAAACACGGCACGTGTTGCTCGTTACGACTTTCTGCGTCGGGCCAAAGAGGCTCACGGTGCTCAGGCCATTGTGACCGCTCATCATCAGGATGATTTGCTAGAGACAGCCGTGCTGAATATCATGCGTGGCACTGGACCACGCGGCTTGGTGTCTCTGAGAAGTCGGCCCGGACTGGAGCGGCCACTGCTGCACGTGCCCAAGAAAGATCTAGTTGCCTATGCCAAGGACCAAGGGCTGGTGTGGCGCGAGGACAGCACCAATGCCGACACGCGCTACGCCCGTAACTATGTCAGGCAGCATATTATTCCTAAGTTTTCCGCCGCACAGCGCCAAGAACTCCTGCACCACATCACCCAGCTGGGTCCCGTGCAGCAAGAACTAGAGCAGCTGTTGGTCGACTACCTGCACCTGCATCCGGGCCAGAGCGAGCTGAACCGGCACTGGTTTATCATGTTGCCGCATGCTGTGTCACGAGAGGTTATGCTGGTGTGGCTGCAACGTCACCAGGTGACGGATATCACCAGCAAGACCCTGGAACGACTGGTACGGGCCGCCAAAACATACGCGCCCGGCCAGGTGGCTGATGTGGATAAAATACATGTTTTACACATTACAAAGGACTCCTTGGCACTCAAACGTCGGTAA